The following coding sequences lie in one Oncorhynchus kisutch isolate 150728-3 linkage group LG27, Okis_V2, whole genome shotgun sequence genomic window:
- the LOC109872277 gene encoding insulin-like growth factor-binding protein 1, with translation MLGLYEKLTLLAAVSLSLLASLALFSPVVGPEPIRCAPCNQEKLDECPAISPDCKQVLREPGCGCCLACALAKGASCGVYTAHCAEGFKCSPRSGDPRPLYSLTRGQAICIEDKGQEVVEWLTDLSSLPYLLGLNTPFDPRDEGNQESIKDKVNVIRKNLVEQGPCHIELHAALDRIASSQQELGEKFTTFYLPNCDKHGFHKAKQCESSLVGPPARCWCVSSWNGKKIPGSNDLLGDSECQQELTH, from the exons ATGCTTGGATTATATGAGAAGTTGACCCTGCTGGCAGCGGTGTCATTGTCCCTCCTGGCCTCTCTGGCCCTGTTTTCCCCCGTGGTAGGTCCAGAGCCTATCCGCTGTGCCCCCTGTAACCAGGAGAAACTGGATGAATGCCCGGCCATCTCCCCAGACTGTAAGCAGGTTCTAAGGGAGCCGGGATGTGGCTGCTGCTTAGCATGTGCCCTGGCGAAGGGGGCCTCCTGTGGGGTGTACACGGCCCACTGTGCTGAGGGGTTCAAATGCAGCCCTAGATCTGGAGACCCCAGacctctctactctctcactaGGGGACAGGCTATCTGCATCGAGGACAAGGGACAAG AGGTAGTAGAATGGTTGACAGACCTCAGCTCCCTGCCCTACCTCCTGGGACTTAACACCCCCTTTGACCCAAGAGATGAGGGGAATCAGGAGAGCATCAAGGACAAGGTCAATGTTATCCGCAAGAACCTGGTGGAACAG GGGCCCTGCCACATTGAGCTGCATGCAGCCCTCGACAGGATAGCCAGCTCTCAGCAGGAACTAGGAGAGAAGTTCACCACCTTCTACCTCCCTAACTGTGACAAACATGGCTTCCACAAGGCTAAGCAG TGTGAGTCGTCTCTGGTGGGACCCCCTGCCAGGTGTTGGTGTGTATCCTCCTGGAATGGGAAGAAGATCCCGGGGTCAAATGACCTACTAGGAGACTCAGAGTGTCAGCAGGAGCTCACTCACTAA